The Actinopolyspora erythraea genome has a segment encoding these proteins:
- a CDS encoding ATP-dependent helicase: protein MITPRRIAQALGMPTPTEEQAEVIGAPPRPALVVAGAGAGKTETMAARVLWLVANRIVTPERVLGLTFTRKAARQLSDRVRTRLRRLAGSGLLEEVDPSGALRSVVLSEEPTVLTYHAYAGRLVSEHGLRIPVEPGARLLPATASWQLAHAVVSNWTEDLDTDKVPATVTGHVLSLAGELAEHLVEPERVREHAELLTGILDNAPREKRQRADLPQELQRVRAAQQLRAALLPLVEAYTRRKRGDGAMDFSDQMSLAALLARHHPEVALGERGRFAAVLLDEYQDTGHSQRVMLRSLFGGTDGAPSIPVTAVGDPAQAIYGWRGASAANLPRFTTDFPSWNEEGATESASGSEPSPASRYGLLTSFRNPAGILRLANAAAEPLRDAGLDVERLRARHDAPPADVRAALLGDVRAERRWVAERLARRWHEAVTRDGTPPTAAVLVRRRADMAEMADALRAEGLPVEVVGLGGLLDEPEVRDLVSALRVLVDPLAGTAAVRLLTGSRWRIGAADLAALSERAGELGARVGAGDGEGGVADALAAALPAEQSEQAGLVDAIDDPGEQTRYSAEGYRRIRRLGGELASLRQRLEQPLPELVADVERTLLLDIESMSRTDGVGRAHLDAFSRVVTDFATATPTATLPALLDYLAAAEHAEDGLEPGEVEVAEGRVQVLTVHAAKGLEWRLVALPHLVADVFPGKRKSSSWLRSVTELPPELRGDGVDLPRLDTERLAGMTRKELQSELREHDEEFEQRRLTEERRLFYVALTRSERTLLLSGHWWAETGSRPKGPATFLTEMARQLDGAEGGSELEDCALEHWEPEPDEADENPLAETERSVRWPVDPLGARRDEVAEGADLVRRALADADADPAGDGAAEDEDGQLVAAAESPGDSAVDEESARWRRDVDVLLAERDRTAREERVRLPEQLSVTQLVELADSPESFARKLRRPLPARPNPVTRRGTAFHAWLERRFTSDALLEVDELPGAGDESAPPDEDLERLRTAFLESEWAERTPYRIEVPFETRIAGVVVRGRMDAVFADEDGGWTVVDWKTGSVPDDRRMPAAAVQLAAYRLAWSEMTGVPLERVRAAMHYVRHDRTLHPADPHDEEGLRRLILAVPAEE, encoded by the coding sequence GTGATCACGCCGCGGCGCATCGCCCAGGCGCTCGGAATGCCCACCCCCACCGAGGAGCAGGCCGAGGTGATCGGGGCACCCCCGAGACCCGCGCTGGTGGTCGCCGGAGCGGGCGCGGGCAAGACCGAGACCATGGCCGCGCGGGTGCTCTGGCTGGTCGCGAACCGGATCGTCACCCCCGAGCGGGTGCTGGGGCTGACCTTCACCCGCAAGGCGGCGCGACAGCTCTCCGACCGGGTGCGGACCCGGCTGCGGCGGCTCGCCGGCTCCGGACTGCTGGAGGAGGTAGATCCATCGGGCGCACTGCGCTCGGTGGTGCTGTCCGAGGAGCCAACGGTGCTCACCTACCATGCCTACGCGGGCAGGTTGGTCTCCGAGCACGGCCTCCGGATTCCGGTGGAGCCCGGTGCCAGGCTCCTTCCCGCGACGGCCTCCTGGCAGCTGGCGCACGCCGTGGTCTCCAACTGGACCGAGGACCTGGACACCGACAAGGTGCCCGCCACGGTGACCGGCCACGTGCTCTCCCTGGCGGGCGAGCTGGCCGAACACCTCGTCGAGCCGGAGCGGGTGCGAGAGCACGCCGAGCTGCTGACCGGGATACTGGACAACGCTCCCCGTGAGAAGCGGCAGCGAGCCGACCTGCCGCAGGAGCTGCAACGGGTCCGCGCGGCCCAACAGCTGCGCGCCGCGCTGCTGCCCCTCGTCGAGGCCTACACCAGGCGCAAGCGCGGCGACGGTGCCATGGACTTCTCCGACCAGATGTCGCTGGCGGCGCTGCTGGCGCGGCACCACCCGGAAGTGGCGCTCGGCGAGCGCGGCAGGTTCGCGGCCGTACTGCTGGACGAGTACCAGGACACCGGCCACTCGCAGCGCGTGATGCTGCGTTCGCTGTTCGGCGGCACCGACGGGGCCCCCTCGATCCCGGTGACGGCGGTGGGGGACCCGGCCCAGGCCATCTACGGCTGGCGTGGTGCCAGCGCCGCCAACCTGCCCAGGTTCACCACCGACTTCCCCTCGTGGAACGAGGAAGGTGCCACCGAGTCGGCCTCCGGATCGGAACCGTCCCCCGCGTCGCGCTACGGTCTGCTGACGAGCTTCCGCAACCCGGCGGGGATCCTGCGGTTGGCCAACGCCGCCGCCGAGCCGTTGCGCGATGCCGGGCTCGACGTCGAGCGGTTGCGAGCCAGGCACGACGCCCCGCCCGCCGACGTCCGCGCCGCACTGCTCGGCGACGTCCGCGCCGAACGCCGCTGGGTCGCCGAGCGGCTGGCCCGACGTTGGCACGAGGCCGTGACGCGGGACGGCACGCCCCCGACCGCCGCCGTGCTGGTGCGACGTCGTGCCGACATGGCGGAGATGGCCGACGCGCTTCGCGCCGAGGGACTACCCGTCGAGGTGGTGGGCCTCGGCGGTCTGCTGGACGAGCCGGAGGTGCGCGACCTGGTCAGCGCCCTCCGTGTGCTGGTGGACCCGTTGGCGGGGACCGCGGCCGTGCGGTTGCTGACCGGTTCCCGGTGGCGAATCGGCGCGGCCGACCTCGCGGCGCTGTCGGAGCGCGCGGGCGAACTGGGAGCCCGTGTCGGTGCCGGGGACGGTGAGGGCGGTGTGGCGGACGCGCTCGCGGCGGCCCTGCCCGCCGAGCAGTCCGAACAGGCCGGTCTGGTGGACGCGATCGACGACCCGGGGGAACAGACCCGCTACTCCGCCGAGGGGTACCGGCGCATCCGCAGGCTCGGCGGTGAACTCGCGTCGTTGCGGCAGCGGCTGGAACAGCCACTGCCGGAACTGGTCGCCGACGTCGAGCGCACGCTGCTACTCGACATCGAGAGCATGTCCAGGACCGACGGCGTGGGAAGAGCGCACCTGGACGCGTTCTCCCGCGTGGTCACCGACTTCGCCACGGCCACCCCCACCGCCACGCTGCCCGCCCTGCTGGACTACCTCGCCGCGGCGGAGCACGCCGAGGACGGTCTGGAACCGGGCGAGGTCGAGGTGGCCGAGGGGCGCGTCCAAGTGCTGACGGTCCACGCGGCCAAGGGACTGGAATGGCGGCTGGTGGCCCTGCCGCACCTGGTGGCCGATGTGTTCCCCGGCAAGCGCAAGTCCTCCTCCTGGTTGCGTTCGGTCACCGAGCTTCCGCCCGAACTGCGCGGGGACGGGGTCGATCTGCCCCGATTGGACACCGAGCGACTGGCGGGGATGACCCGCAAGGAGTTGCAGAGCGAGCTGCGCGAGCACGACGAGGAGTTCGAGCAGCGGCGACTGACCGAGGAACGTCGCCTGTTCTACGTGGCGCTCACTCGTTCGGAACGGACGCTGCTGTTGTCCGGGCACTGGTGGGCGGAGACCGGGAGCAGGCCCAAGGGGCCAGCCACGTTCCTCACCGAGATGGCGCGGCAGCTGGACGGTGCCGAGGGCGGGAGCGAGCTCGAGGACTGCGCGCTGGAGCACTGGGAGCCAGAGCCCGACGAGGCCGACGAGAATCCGCTCGCCGAGACCGAGCGCAGCGTGCGCTGGCCGGTCGACCCGCTGGGCGCGCGCAGGGACGAGGTCGCGGAGGGAGCCGACCTGGTTCGTCGAGCGCTGGCCGACGCGGACGCTGACCCGGCCGGTGACGGGGCGGCGGAGGACGAGGACGGACAGCTGGTCGCCGCGGCGGAATCCCCCGGGGACTCGGCCGTCGACGAGGAGTCGGCTCGGTGGCGGCGGGACGTCGACGTGCTGCTGGCGGAGCGGGACCGGACCGCGCGGGAAGAACGGGTGCGGCTGCCCGAGCAGCTCTCGGTCACTCAGCTGGTGGAACTCGCCGACTCCCCGGAGTCCTTCGCGCGGAAGCTGCGCCGCCCGCTGCCCGCGCGTCCCAATCCGGTGACGCGGCGGGGAACCGCCTTCCACGCCTGGTTGGAACGCCGGTTCACCTCCGACGCGCTGCTCGAAGTGGACGAGTTGCCCGGTGCAGGGGACGAGTCCGCCCCACCGGACGAGGACCTGGAGCGGTTGCGAACGGCCTTCCTGGAAAGCGAGTGGGCCGAGCGGACCCCGTACCGCATCGAGGTTCCGTTCGAGACGCGCATCGCCGGTGTGGTGGTGCGCGGCCGGATGGACGCGGTGTTCGCCGACGAGGACGGCGGTTGGACCGTGGTGGACTGGAAGACCGGTTCGGTGCCGGACGACCGGCGGATGCCCGCGGCGGCGGTGCAGCTGGCCGCCTACCGGTTGGCCTGGTCGGAGATGACCGGTGTTCCGCTGGAACGGGTGCGCGCGGCGATGCACTACGTGCGCCACGACCGCACGCTGCACCCCGCCGACCCGCACGACGAGGAGGGGCTGCGGCGGTTG
- a CDS encoding ATP-dependent helicase, whose protein sequence is MSTFSAPTLVRSAAPAVEHCDWSDAGRRVLHSEGGFLRVLGGPGTGKTTLLAEVVADRLLSGRADADSTLVLASNRTNAALLRTAVNSRLLAAGAGTSTGGGPLVRTVHSYAFGVLRLRAVRDGKPQPKLLNGPEQDLWIRELLAGDLRDEVDHWPESLRAALGTEGFVGELRDLLMRAAERGVGPERLAELGRRHERPEWVAAGVFGAQYERVRQLAGASGETAAPLDAAELVSTALWTLDADPELLREERARVRHLLVDDAQNLDPQQYRLCRRIGDSAAEFLLAGDPDQAVFSFRGADPRCLSEADPDGDRTSVLTTGYRMSRRVRGAVWRLSARLPGSGQQRTLTGPEPAGEGDGEEESGLGGDDGGSVRVRLLASQAQQASWVADQLRRAHLLHGVAWSDMAVIVKSTGLSLPVLRRALLAAGVPLVLDDEELPLAQRPTVRPLLTLLRCAARPSDLDSEVAEHLLGSILGGADSLALRRLRRGLRRLDLAAGNDRPSGELLVEALWEGDRLAALQDVAAEPARRVAALLDLARRACRERCSVEETLWRVWQESGVQRTLLSRSERGGAHGARADRDLDAVVALFEEAARYVDRLPGADAAAFADHLTGQRISGDSLAPRSPSGDGVAVLTAHASVGREWEVVAVPDVQEGIWPDLRLRGSLLGVERLVDVLSGLDSDEVVSASAPLLAEERRLLLVAASRARSALLVSAVRGEDEQPSRFLDELDGLADEPEAAERPVSVPERGLSLPELVGELRRVVTDGAAEPARRERAAAQLARLARAGVPGADPDTWYGLPDPSTSTPLVDGAEPVRVTPSTVEILATCPLRWMIERHGGRDAAELASVAGTVVHALVQAAAEGTDRQHLEQALDRAWESVDAGAPWYSRRERERVRSMLDSFLNWLDASRAELTQLGVEHDLDLKIPAREDGPWLRLRGRVDRLEVDEHGRPVVVDVKTSKTPVSKDSAEQHTQLAVYQLAAALGAFGTDGETQPGGARLLYVAKPDSRDGAATERTQSGLGEEGIRVWLDVVHDAAAASTGPGFLAVENADCDRCPVRTSCPVRSEGRQVGQ, encoded by the coding sequence GTGTCGACATTCTCCGCGCCCACTCTCGTGCGCTCCGCCGCGCCAGCGGTCGAGCACTGTGACTGGTCCGACGCGGGACGTCGTGTGCTGCACAGCGAAGGTGGTTTCCTGCGTGTCCTCGGCGGGCCGGGGACGGGCAAGACGACCCTGCTGGCCGAAGTGGTCGCCGACAGGCTGCTGAGCGGACGCGCGGACGCCGACAGCACCCTGGTGCTGGCCTCCAACCGAACCAACGCGGCGCTGCTGCGGACCGCCGTCAACAGCAGACTGCTCGCGGCCGGAGCCGGGACCAGCACCGGCGGTGGACCACTGGTGCGTACCGTGCACTCCTACGCGTTCGGTGTGCTGCGGCTGCGGGCCGTGCGTGACGGCAAGCCCCAGCCGAAACTGCTCAACGGCCCCGAGCAGGACCTGTGGATCCGTGAGTTGCTCGCCGGCGACCTGCGGGACGAGGTCGACCACTGGCCGGAGTCGTTGCGTGCCGCGCTGGGCACCGAGGGTTTCGTCGGCGAGCTCAGGGATCTGCTGATGCGCGCGGCCGAACGCGGCGTCGGGCCGGAACGCCTCGCCGAACTCGGCAGGCGCCACGAACGTCCGGAATGGGTGGCGGCTGGCGTTTTCGGCGCGCAGTACGAGCGCGTCCGGCAGCTCGCCGGTGCCTCCGGCGAGACGGCCGCGCCGCTGGACGCCGCCGAACTGGTCTCGACGGCCCTGTGGACGCTCGACGCCGATCCCGAGCTGCTGCGGGAGGAGCGGGCCAGGGTGCGACACCTGCTGGTCGACGACGCCCAGAACCTGGATCCGCAGCAGTACCGGCTCTGTCGCCGTATCGGTGACTCCGCGGCGGAGTTCCTGCTGGCCGGCGACCCGGATCAGGCGGTGTTCTCCTTCCGGGGCGCCGATCCCCGGTGCCTCTCCGAAGCGGATCCGGACGGCGACCGCACCAGCGTCCTCACCACCGGCTACCGCATGTCGCGTCGGGTTCGCGGCGCGGTGTGGCGACTCTCGGCACGACTGCCGGGATCCGGGCAGCAGCGCACCCTGACCGGACCGGAACCGGCCGGGGAGGGGGACGGCGAGGAGGAGTCCGGACTCGGCGGTGACGACGGCGGCTCGGTTCGGGTCCGGCTGCTGGCCTCCCAGGCGCAGCAGGCCTCCTGGGTCGCCGACCAGCTCCGCCGCGCGCACCTGCTGCACGGGGTGGCCTGGTCGGACATGGCCGTGATCGTCAAGTCCACCGGTCTGTCCCTGCCGGTGCTGCGCAGGGCACTGCTGGCGGCCGGAGTGCCCCTGGTGCTCGACGACGAGGAGCTGCCGCTGGCCCAGCGCCCCACCGTGCGGCCGTTGCTGACCCTGCTGCGCTGCGCGGCCAGACCGTCCGATCTGGATTCGGAGGTGGCCGAGCACCTGCTGGGCTCGATACTGGGCGGGGCCGATTCGCTGGCGCTGCGCAGGTTGCGCCGCGGCCTCCGGCGGCTGGATCTCGCGGCGGGCAACGACCGCCCCAGCGGGGAGCTGCTGGTCGAGGCGCTGTGGGAGGGGGACCGGCTCGCCGCGTTGCAGGACGTCGCGGCCGAGCCCGCTCGGCGGGTGGCGGCGCTGCTCGACCTCGCCCGTCGCGCCTGCCGGGAGCGGTGCAGCGTCGAGGAGACCCTGTGGCGCGTGTGGCAGGAGAGCGGTGTGCAGCGGACCCTGCTGTCCCGTTCCGAACGTGGCGGGGCGCACGGCGCGCGGGCCGACCGCGATCTCGACGCGGTGGTCGCCCTCTTCGAGGAGGCCGCCCGCTACGTCGACAGGCTCCCCGGCGCGGACGCCGCCGCCTTCGCGGACCACCTCACCGGGCAGCGCATCTCGGGCGACTCCCTGGCGCCGCGCTCCCCGAGCGGTGACGGGGTGGCGGTGCTGACGGCGCACGCCTCGGTCGGCCGGGAGTGGGAGGTGGTCGCCGTTCCCGACGTCCAGGAGGGGATCTGGCCGGACCTGCGGCTGCGGGGCTCGCTGCTGGGAGTGGAGCGGCTCGTGGACGTGCTGTCGGGGTTGGACTCCGACGAGGTGGTCTCCGCTTCGGCGCCGCTGCTCGCGGAGGAGCGCAGGCTGCTGCTGGTGGCCGCCAGCAGGGCGCGGAGCGCCCTGCTGGTCAGCGCTGTGCGCGGCGAGGACGAGCAGCCCTCCAGGTTCCTGGACGAGCTGGACGGGCTGGCCGACGAGCCGGAAGCGGCCGAGCGCCCGGTTTCCGTGCCGGAGCGGGGACTGAGCCTGCCCGAGCTGGTGGGGGAGCTGCGCAGGGTGGTCACCGACGGCGCGGCGGAGCCGGCCCGGCGAGAACGGGCCGCCGCCCAGCTGGCCAGGCTCGCGCGGGCCGGTGTTCCCGGCGCGGACCCCGACACCTGGTACGGTCTGCCCGACCCCTCCACCTCGACACCGCTGGTGGACGGGGCCGAACCGGTCCGAGTGACACCGTCCACAGTGGAAATACTCGCCACCTGCCCGCTCCGCTGGATGATCGAGCGGCACGGCGGCAGGGACGCCGCGGAGCTGGCCTCGGTGGCGGGCACCGTGGTGCACGCCCTCGTGCAGGCGGCGGCGGAGGGAACCGACAGGCAGCACCTGGAGCAAGCGCTGGACCGGGCGTGGGAGTCGGTGGACGCGGGCGCCCCCTGGTACTCCCGCAGGGAGCGGGAACGGGTCAGGTCCATGTTGGACTCCTTCCTGAACTGGCTGGACGCCTCCCGCGCCGAACTCACGCAGCTCGGCGTGGAGCACGACCTGGACCTGAAGATCCCCGCGCGCGAGGACGGGCCGTGGCTGCGGCTGCGGGGCAGGGTCGACCGGCTGGAGGTCGACGAGCACGGCAGACCGGTCGTCGTCGACGTGAAGACCTCCAAGACACCCGTCAGCAAGGACAGCGCCGAGCAGCACACCCAGCTCGCGGTGTACCAGCTCGCCGCCGCGCTGGGGGCCTTCGGCACCGACGGTGAGACTCAGCCCGGTGGGGCGCGACTGCTGTACGTGGCCAAGCCCGACTCCCGCGACGGGGCGGCCACCGAGCGGACCCAGAGCGGGCTCGGGGAGGAGGGCATCAGGGTCTGGCTCGACGTGGTGCACGACGCGGCGGCCGCCAGCACCGGTCCCGGTTTCCTCGCGGTGGAGAACGCCGACTGCGACCGCTGCCCGGTGCGCACCAGCTGCCCGGTTCGCTCCGAGGGAAGGCAGGTCGGACAGTGA
- a CDS encoding MGMT family protein codes for MDERTWERVREVVAGIPAGHVLGYGDVARHAGIRSARLVGRILAEDGADLPWHRVLRSDGTVAEHLRQRQLAELRAEGVTTGNGRVDMPRHRWEPGTERASSGGSDGCAAGSGTGG; via the coding sequence ATGGACGAGCGAACCTGGGAACGGGTCCGGGAAGTGGTCGCCGGGATCCCCGCCGGACACGTGCTCGGTTACGGCGACGTGGCCCGGCACGCCGGAATTCGTTCGGCTCGCCTGGTGGGGCGGATCCTCGCCGAGGACGGCGCCGACCTCCCCTGGCACCGCGTGCTGCGCTCCGACGGAACGGTCGCCGAGCACCTGCGGCAGCGGCAACTGGCCGAGCTGCGCGCCGAGGGGGTCACCACCGGGAACGGGCGGGTCGACATGCCTCGTCACCGGTGGGAGCCGGGGACCGAGCGCGCGAGCTCCGGTGGGTCGGACGGCTGCGCGGCGGGCTCAGGAACCGGCGGGTAA
- a CDS encoding uroporphyrinogen-III synthase encodes MGSSAPEPLRGYTVGITAERKAEELASLLTRRGAEVVHAPAMHTVPLPQDGELAESTREVLSDRVDFVVASTGMGFRGWMEAADEAGDGEALRGHLAGAKLLARGSKATGAIHGAGLRTAWSAPSEESGEVLDHLLGHDLTGSRVVVQVHGDPMLSFRRRLAEAGAEVVPVMVYRWTDPLEPEKLDDLIERTVRGEVHALAFTSAPAATNLLARAERLGRSEALRSAVFGGVVLGCVGPVTAAPVERAGLPHVVPERSRTSSLVRLLAERLPAGS; translated from the coding sequence GTGGGTTCGAGCGCACCGGAGCCGCTGCGCGGTTACACAGTGGGGATAACCGCCGAGCGCAAGGCGGAGGAACTGGCATCGCTGCTGACCAGGCGGGGTGCGGAGGTGGTGCACGCCCCCGCGATGCACACCGTGCCGCTGCCGCAGGACGGCGAGCTGGCCGAATCGACCCGCGAGGTGCTCTCCGACCGGGTGGACTTCGTGGTCGCCTCCACCGGCATGGGGTTTCGCGGTTGGATGGAGGCGGCGGACGAGGCGGGCGACGGCGAGGCGCTGCGCGGGCACCTCGCCGGGGCGAAGCTGCTGGCGCGCGGTTCGAAGGCGACCGGGGCGATCCACGGTGCGGGACTGCGGACGGCGTGGAGCGCCCCTTCGGAGGAGTCCGGGGAGGTGCTGGACCACCTGCTCGGCCACGACCTGACCGGCAGCCGCGTTGTGGTGCAGGTGCACGGGGACCCCATGCTGTCGTTCCGGCGGCGACTCGCCGAGGCGGGCGCCGAGGTGGTGCCGGTGATGGTCTACCGCTGGACCGACCCGCTGGAGCCGGAGAAACTCGACGACCTGATCGAGCGCACTGTCCGGGGGGAGGTGCACGCGCTGGCGTTCACCAGCGCCCCGGCCGCGACCAACCTGCTCGCCAGGGCCGAGCGGCTCGGCCGTTCCGAGGCGCTGCGGAGCGCCGTGTTCGGCGGTGTGGTGCTCGGGTGCGTCGGCCCGGTCACGGCCGCCCCCGTCGAGCGGGCCGGTCTTCCCCACGTGGTGCCGGAGCGTTCCAGGACGAGTTCGCTGGTCCGGCTGCTCGCGGAGCGGTTACCCGCCGGTTCCTGA
- a CDS encoding TIGR02569 family protein translates to MSTTAEPPPTHVRAAFGAPGEEVELLEGGLAWRCGADGDVLLKLATDTAEAAWVAQALDTLAPEEVRVARPLRSTDGRWVVSGWSARRDLAGRPEPRHDEVIAMSLRLHNASGDLDRPRLVDSRQDIYAIADRMAWGETYVSLTPEKGGRLFDVLAASRRSVSLAPQVVHGDLFGNVLFSGNAPPGLIDFVPYWRPPEWAAAVVVIDAMAWGGSDPAIVERWSHLPEWPQMLLRALLFRLALHALHPRATTTSLGGLEKASQTVLEVL, encoded by the coding sequence GTGAGTACTACGGCCGAGCCACCCCCTACGCACGTGCGCGCCGCGTTCGGTGCACCGGGGGAGGAAGTCGAACTGCTCGAGGGCGGACTCGCCTGGCGTTGCGGCGCCGACGGGGACGTGCTGCTCAAGCTCGCCACGGACACCGCCGAGGCGGCCTGGGTGGCGCAGGCCCTGGACACGCTCGCCCCCGAGGAGGTGCGGGTCGCGCGACCGCTGCGGTCCACCGACGGCAGGTGGGTCGTTTCGGGGTGGTCGGCCCGCCGTGATCTGGCGGGCCGCCCGGAACCCCGGCACGACGAGGTCATCGCGATGTCGTTGCGGCTGCACAACGCCAGTGGGGATCTCGACAGGCCCAGGCTGGTGGACTCCAGGCAGGACATCTACGCGATCGCCGACCGGATGGCCTGGGGCGAGACGTACGTGTCGCTGACTCCGGAGAAGGGCGGACGGCTGTTCGACGTGCTGGCCGCCTCCCGTCGGAGTGTTTCGCTGGCGCCGCAGGTGGTGCACGGCGATCTGTTCGGGAACGTGCTGTTCTCCGGAAACGCGCCGCCGGGACTGATCGACTTCGTGCCCTACTGGCGTCCGCCGGAGTGGGCAGCCGCGGTGGTGGTGATCGACGCGATGGCCTGGGGAGGTTCCGATCCCGCCATCGTCGAGCGGTGGTCGCACCTGCCGGAGTGGCCCCAGATGCTGCTGCGGGCCCTGCTGTTCCGGTTGGCGCTGCACGCGCTGCACCCGCGAGCGACCACCACCTCACTGGGGGGACTCGAAAAGGCTTCGCAGACCGTGCTGGAAGTGCTCTGA
- the moeZ gene encoding adenylyltransferase/sulfurtransferase MoeZ encodes MTSNTSPQGSDDGGTTLPPLVEPAAELTKDEVARYSRHLIIPDVGMAGQKRLKNAKVLVIGAGGLGSPALLYLAAAGVGTLGIVEFDEVDESNLHRQIIHGQSDLGRSKAESARDSIAEVNPFVRVNLHQTNLTSDNALDIFADYDLILDGTDNFATRYLVNDAAVLQGKPYVWGSIFRFEGQASVFWDAYGPNYRDLYPEPPPPGMVPSCAEGGVLGVLCASIGSIMVNEAIKLITGIGETLLGRLMIYDALEMSYRTVKIRKDPNADKVTELIDYETFCGVVSDDAQQAAADSTITPLELKDKFDSDQKFELIDVREPHEYDIVHIEGAKLIPKDRILSGEALAELPQDRQIVLHCKSGGRSAEALSALHKAGFSDAVHVGGGVLGWANQVDQSLPTY; translated from the coding sequence ATGACGAGCAACACATCCCCCCAGGGCTCCGACGACGGCGGGACCACGCTCCCGCCGTTGGTGGAACCCGCCGCGGAACTGACCAAGGACGAGGTGGCGCGCTACAGTCGCCACCTGATCATCCCGGACGTCGGGATGGCGGGGCAGAAGCGGCTCAAGAACGCCAAGGTGCTGGTGATCGGAGCGGGCGGGCTCGGCAGCCCCGCGCTGCTGTACCTCGCCGCGGCCGGAGTCGGCACGCTCGGCATCGTGGAGTTCGACGAGGTGGACGAGTCGAATCTGCACCGTCAGATCATCCACGGCCAGTCCGACCTCGGACGCTCCAAGGCCGAATCGGCGCGTGACTCCATCGCCGAGGTCAACCCGTTCGTCAGGGTCAACCTGCACCAGACGAACCTGACCTCCGACAACGCGCTGGACATCTTCGCCGACTACGACCTGATCCTGGACGGCACCGACAACTTCGCGACCCGCTACCTGGTCAACGACGCCGCGGTGCTGCAGGGCAAGCCCTACGTCTGGGGATCGATCTTCCGTTTCGAGGGCCAGGCCAGCGTGTTCTGGGACGCATACGGTCCCAACTACCGCGACCTCTACCCTGAGCCCCCGCCGCCCGGAATGGTCCCCTCCTGTGCCGAAGGCGGCGTGCTGGGTGTGCTGTGCGCCTCCATCGGTTCGATCATGGTCAACGAGGCCATCAAGCTCATCACCGGGATCGGTGAGACGCTGCTCGGCCGACTGATGATCTACGACGCGCTGGAGATGAGCTACCGGACGGTCAAGATCCGCAAGGACCCGAACGCGGACAAGGTCACCGAGCTGATCGACTACGAGACCTTCTGCGGGGTGGTCTCCGACGACGCGCAGCAGGCGGCGGCGGACAGCACGATCACGCCGCTGGAGCTCAAGGACAAGTTCGACTCCGACCAGAAGTTCGAGCTGATCGACGTCCGGGAGCCGCACGAGTACGACATCGTGCACATCGAGGGGGCCAAGCTGATCCCCAAGGACCGGATCCTGTCCGGCGAGGCGCTCGCGGAACTGCCGCAGGATCGCCAGATCGTGTTGCACTGCAAGTCCGGTGGCCGTTCGGCCGAGGCGCTCTCGGCGTTGCACAAGGCCGGCTTCTCCGACGCCGTGCACGTCGGTGGTGGTGTGCTCGGGTGGGCGAACCAGGTCGATCAGAGCCTGCCGACGTACTGA
- a CDS encoding DUF3152 domain-containing protein: MKSGKGGRHRGEPLAASWYPRPASEGAGDDSRRRRSGRRARRGWLRYGWGVYAIPVLLVLTVFAVVRVPGGDSGDAERANPAGKASSDDRTPVVTEGAKGGEYDQRIDSAKLPPGAPVPETGSGTFEIVPGSTAPTGSGELYRYAVELEKGVELAEGEDSFGRLVQQSLADPRGWTNPRGGGISVQRVGPDGPEPDFRVTLVSRNTAREVCGYGSGLPYDSSCHIEGRAYISAARWVRGAIAFDGDIGSYRRYVVNHEVGHFFGNGHVGCPAQGQLAPVMMQQTFSVSNDVLHRLNERVSQGTEIPDNGFECEPNPWPFPLGNEEGEEG; the protein is encoded by the coding sequence GTGAAATCCGGGAAAGGTGGGCGGCACCGGGGCGAGCCCCTGGCGGCGTCCTGGTATCCGCGGCCCGCGAGCGAGGGCGCGGGTGACGACTCGCGGCGGAGGCGGAGCGGTCGCCGCGCCCGCCGGGGGTGGTTGCGCTACGGCTGGGGCGTCTACGCGATCCCGGTGCTGCTGGTGCTGACCGTGTTCGCGGTCGTGCGGGTCCCGGGCGGCGACTCGGGGGACGCGGAGCGGGCCAACCCGGCGGGGAAGGCTTCCTCCGACGACAGGACCCCCGTCGTCACCGAGGGGGCCAAGGGCGGCGAGTACGACCAGCGGATCGACTCGGCGAAACTTCCGCCCGGGGCACCGGTGCCCGAGACGGGAAGCGGGACCTTCGAGATCGTGCCGGGCAGTACTGCCCCGACCGGTTCCGGCGAGCTCTACCGCTACGCCGTCGAGCTGGAGAAGGGGGTCGAGCTCGCCGAGGGAGAGGACTCCTTCGGTCGGTTGGTGCAGCAGAGCCTGGCCGATCCGCGCGGCTGGACCAATCCCAGGGGAGGCGGCATCTCGGTGCAGCGGGTCGGCCCGGACGGGCCCGAACCCGACTTCCGGGTGACACTGGTCAGCCGGAACACGGCGCGTGAGGTGTGCGGCTACGGTAGCGGGCTGCCCTACGACTCCTCCTGCCACATCGAGGGCCGTGCCTACATCAGTGCCGCGCGCTGGGTGCGCGGGGCGATCGCCTTCGACGGCGACATCGGCAGCTACCGGCGCTACGTCGTCAACCACGAGGTCGGGCACTTCTTCGGAAACGGCCACGTCGGCTGTCCCGCCCAGGGGCAGCTGGCCCCGGTGATGATGCAGCAGACCTTCAGCGTCTCCAACGACGTGCTGCACCGGCTCAACGAACGCGTCTCGCAGGGCACGGAGATCCCCGACAACGGTTTCGAGTGCGAACCGAACCCGTGGCCCTTCCCGCTGGGGAACGAGGAAGGGGAGGAAGGGTGA